The following coding sequences lie in one Aspergillus puulaauensis MK2 DNA, chromosome 3, nearly complete sequence genomic window:
- a CDS encoding uncharacterized protein (COG:Q;~EggNog:ENOG410PQ7J;~InterPro:IPR036291,IPR002347;~PFAM:PF00106,PF13561;~go_process: GO:0055114 - oxidation-reduction process [Evidence IEA]), with amino-acid sequence MTLQFLAGLTFNKVFQAAKGLNNTVLSDPHVPKPGLQGKWVIISGSNNGVGLEAAKLFAEWGANLILACRDPPEGLGELHPTAAVKECKRLAEAQGHISTIQWWQIDMADFKTVEAFCERWLESDRALDILCNNAGSPSTAKTRMTKDGYQLVHQVNFLSHVLLTLPLLPSLGRSADPRIVCTTSCAHHFGVFDLDHFNGGQEMRGNDYHNNKLYLQIWLTELQLRCLKRPEYSHIRINGVHPGFVASGIWHTHDMKSNDISMRALAFFLRYIAITPQQGSLAITNAATSPECGRTTSGGKYVNRIWEAPPHSYCHDSDARFKLWIKLDEVLHLREKGLLEVLAL; translated from the coding sequence ATGACACTGCAGTTTTTGGCAGGGTTAACATTCAACAAGGTGTTCCAGGCTGCAAAAGGCCTCAATAACACTGTTCTCAGCGACCCACATGTCCCGAAGCCAGGTTTACAAGGGAAATGGGTGATCATCTCTGGCTCCAACAATGGTGTTGGACTGGAGGCGGCCAAGTTATTCGCGGAATGGGGAGCAAACCTGATCCTGGCCTGCCGCGATCCACCTGAGGGACTCGGCGAACTTCATCCCACAGCAGCCGTGAAAGAATGCAAGCGTCTTGCCGAGGCGCAGGGCCATATCTCAACAATACAATGGTGGCAGATAGATATGGCAGATTTCAAAACTGTCGAGGCTTTTTGCGAAAGATGGCTGGAGAGTGACCGCGCTCTGGATATCCTGTGCAACAATGCGGGATCCCCATCTACCGCTAAAACCCGAATGACGAAGGATGGATACCAGCTAGTCCACCAAGTCAACTTCTTATCTCATGTGCTACTTACCCTCCCACTCCTACCCTCTCTGGGGCGCAGCGCGGATCCCCGAATAGTGTGTACCACATCATGCGCCCATCATTTCGGGGTCTTCGATCTAGATCATTTCAATGGTGGCCAAGAAATGAGAGGGAACGATtaccacaacaacaagctATATTTGCAGATATGGCTCACAGAGCTGCAGCTCCGTTGCCTTAAGCGCCCAGAGTACTCTCATATCAGAATCAACGGAGTCCATCCCGGGTTTGTCGCTTCGGGAATCTGGCACACGCACGACATGAAAAGCAACGACATCTCGATGCGAGCTCTTGCGTTCTTCTTACGTTATATCGCTATCACTCCGCAACAGGGTAGTCTGGCAATTACAAATGCGGCAACCAGCCCGGAGTGTGGGCGAACTACTAGTGGTGGGAAATATGTCAATCGCATTTGGGAAGCGCCGCCACATTCCTATTGTCACGACTCAGATGCACGGTTCAAATTGTGGATTAAGCTGGATGAGGTCCTCCATCTCCGGGAGAAGGGTCTTCTTGAGGTTCTCGCTCTTTGA
- a CDS encoding uncharacterized protein (COG:G,M;~EggNog:ENOG410PKT0;~InterPro:IPR036291,IPR016040;~PFAM:PF13460,PF05368;~SMCOG1199:NmrA family protein;~antiSMASH:Cluster_3.6) produces the protein MAHKLGIFPASGGLGGSTLSHLLDLVPGNEVVLVARSPEKLYKEEAAGAIVRQADYDNAQTLDHAFDGISSLNLISYASIQNEHRFTVHKAAIDAARKSGVKHIFYSSLAFAGDGDLNTKAQVMLAHLATEKYLAQLHAQDPQFTYTVVRQGLYSESFPLYTAFFDLKAPSNEIRIPHNGSAPGLAWAKQDELGEATAKLIAQHARDPAAFPYLNNTILLSGPRAWSLNETADVFSRVLKMPIKVRQVHVDEYVKQQQVQNGLTYGGGNWAPLWATAFDGIRDGECAAVTPNLARILGREPEPFETTIRNMLST, from the exons ATGGCACACAAACTCGGCATATTCCCGGCCTCTGGAGGCCTCGGAGGCAGTACCCTGAGCCACCTTCTTGACTTAGTCCCAGGCAATGAAGTGGTTCTCGTCGCTCGCAGTCCAGAGAAGCTCTACAAAGAGGAAGCCGCTGGAGCCATTGTTCGTCAAGCCGATTATGACAATGCCCAGACACTTGACCACGCCTTTGACGGAATTTCCTCTCTAAACCTGATCTCCTATGCCAGTATTCAAAACGAGCATCGGTTCACG GTCCATAAAGCCGCGATCGATGCGGCTCGAAAGAGCGGCGTTAAGCACATCTTCTACTCGTCTCTTGCATTCGCCGGTGATGGAGATCTCAATACCAAGGCCCAAGTTATGCTTGCCCACCTTGCCACGGAGAAATACCTAGCCCAGCTCCATGCCCAGGACCCGCAGTTCACGTACACGGTCGTTCGCCAAGGGCTATACTCGGAGTCCTTCCCACTCTACACTGCCTTCTTCGATCTGAAGGCTCCTTCTAATGAGATTCGTATCCCGCACAACGGCTCCGCTCCTGGCCTTGCATGGGCCAAGCAAGACGAGCTGGGTGAAGCAACCGCAAAACTCATTGCACAACACGCCCGAGATCCTGCTGCTTTTCCTTATTTAAACAAtaccatcctcctctctgGCCCTCGGGCTTGGTCGCTCAATGAAACAGCGGATGTATTCAGCCGCGTGCTGAAGATGCCAATCAAGGTCCGCCAGGTACATGTGGACGAGTACGTCAAACAACAACAGGTCCAGAATGGTCTCACGTATGGCGGTGGCAACTGGGCGCCTCTCTGGGCGACTGCTTTTGATGGGATCCGTGATGGCGAGTGTGCAGCAGTTACCCCGAATTTGGCGAGAATACTAGGCCGTGAACCGGAGCCGTTTGAAACGACAATTAGGAACATGCTTTCCACTTAA
- a CDS encoding GMC family oxidoreductase (CAZy:AA3;~COG:E;~EggNog:ENOG410PIZ6;~InterPro:IPR012132,IPR036188,IPR000172,IPR007867;~PFAM:PF05199,PF00732;~go_function: GO:0016614 - oxidoreductase activity, acting on CH-OH group of donors [Evidence IEA];~go_function: GO:0050660 - flavin adenine dinucleotide binding [Evidence IEA];~go_process: GO:0055114 - oxidation-reduction process [Evidence IEA]), with protein sequence MGIYTRLPDGINEVDIIVAGGGLAACVVASRLADADPSLSILVVEGGQNNQGNHSIAFPLLFPTALLPTNAATLLYKGNAEPQLDNREMTVPAGGVLGGGSSINFMMYSRAQRHDWDSWATPGWTADEMIPFLKKADGPIVVSQGTFCSERVTDQFIAAANEVGYPTVKDLQDLDTNNGVQRALRFVGTDGRRQDAASNYLHPRLEDGAHPNLHVLVETKVIKILFEGKRAVGIEFKPNPAFQNDNANVQRVKARKLVIGSCGALGTPLLLERSGLGDEAVLNKAGVPVVAHIPGIGQNYQDHHLLVQPYYSALEPSETFDAPLAGRINIDELIKSNAPIMGWNGQDVSCKLRPTEADVAALGPEFEAAYATDYLSTPNKPLALLALLGGFPGDPSSVEPAQYLATTTFTVYPYSRGYVHITGPDLEADIAFETGFLNSELDVKKLIWAYKKQREIVRRMDVYRGELAGAHPPFAEDSAAALVKLDKPNDKNIADIQYTAEDDKVIAGWVCKNVSTTWHSLGTCKMGALADGGVVDADLNVHGIESLKLVDLSIVPQNIGANTATTTYAIGEKAATIILKDLGLAVSQ encoded by the exons ATGGGCATTTACACTCGGCTACCCGACGGCATCAATGAGGTCGACATCATTGTCGCCGGTG GCGGTCTCGCGGCGTGCGTCGTTGCTTCCAGGCTCGCCGATGCCGACCCGTCGCTGTCCATCCTCGTAGTAGAGGGCGGGCAGAATAATCAGGGCAACCACTCAATTGCGTTCCCCCTCCTTTTCCCAACTGCCCTGCTTCCCACCAATGCTGCAACCCTGTTATACAAGGGAAATGCCGAGCCACAGTTGGACAACCGCGAAATGACCGTCCCAGCCGGTGGTGTTCTGGGCGGAGGTTCGTCTATCAACTTTATGATGTACAGTCGTGCTCAACGCCATGATTGGGATTCGTGGGCCACTCCCGGATGGACCGCAGATGAAATGATCCCTTTCTTAAAAAAGGCAG ATGGCCCTATTGTTGTGTCCCAGGGAACGTTCTGCTCTGAGCGTGTGACAGATCAATTCATTGCTGCCGCCAACGAGGTAGGATATCCGACGGTCAAGGATCTTCAAGACCTCGACACCAACAACGGCGTTCAACGTGCCCTCCGCTTTGTCGGCACAGATGGCCGCCGCCAGGATGCCGCCAGTAACTACTTGCATCCGAGGCTGGAAGATGGAGCACACCCAAACCTCCACGTCCTTGTTGAGACCAAGGTTATCAAGATACTGTTCGAGGGCAAACGAGCCGTGGGTATTGAGTTCAAGCCAAACCCTGCCTTCCAAAATGACAACGCCAATGTCCAAAGAGTCAAGGCCAGGAAGCTTGTAATTGGTTCCTGTGGCGCTCTCGGGACCCCATTGCTTCTCGAGAGGTCCGGCCTCGGCGACGAAGCCGTTCTCAACAAGGCCGGCGTCCCTGTTGTCGCCCATATCCCTGGAATCGGCCAGAACTACCAGGACCATCATCTCTTGGTTCAACCATACTACAGTGCCTTGGAGCCAAGCGAGACATTTGATGCCCCCCTGGCCGGTAGAATTAACATAGACGAGTTAATCAAATCAAATGCGCCAATCATGGGGTGGAATGGCCAAGATGTCTCCTGCAAGCTGCGTCCCACGGAGGCCGATGTCGCTGCCCTTGGACCTGAATTCGAGGCGGCATATGCAACGGACTATCTCTCCACCCCCAACAAGCCCCTGGCGCTACTGGCTTTGCTGGGCGGCTTCCCCGGTGATCCGTCCAGCGTTGAGCCAGCACAATACCTCGCAACCACTACGTTCACCGTCTACCCCTACTCCCGAGGCTACGTCCACATCACAGGCCCAGATCTCGAGGCGGATATCGCGTTTGAAACTGGATTCTTGAACAGTGAATTGGATGTCAAGAAGCTCATTTGGGCGTACAAGAAGCAGCGAGAAATCGTGCGCAGAATGGATGTTTACCGCGGAGAGCTTGCTGGCGCGCATCCGCCGTTTGCTGAGGATTCAGCCGCGGCTCTTGTCAAGCTGGACAAGCCAAATGACAAGAATATCGCTGACATCCAATACACTGCAGAGGACGACAAGGTCATTGCGGGCTGGGTGTGCAAGAATGTCAGCACCACCTGGCATTCGCTGGGTACTTGCAAGATGGGCGCGCTGGCCGACGGCGGCGTGGTTGATGCCGACCTCAATGTTCATGGCATTGAGAGCCTGAAGCTCGTGGACCTGAGCATCGTTCCTCAAAATATCGGGGCAAACACGGCCACCACTACATATGCAATTGGTGAGAAGGCAGCTACCATCATCTTGAAAGATCTTGGGCTTGCTGTTAGCCAGTGA
- a CDS encoding 2,4'-dihydroxyacetophenone dioxygenase family protein (COG:S;~EggNog:ENOG410PWCY;~InterPro:IPR014710,IPR011051,IPR025979;~PFAM:PF12973;~antiSMASH:Cluster_3.6), which translates to MTSAPADSRPKGEAIPYQGQPLPNVPSDLVVPNILNLDFDERLWVPQGPDVWFRPILFNVTQGYFVNLLRVRRSGILSRHRHSGPVHATVLRGVWHYLEHEWWATEGSHAFEPPGDIHTLEVPDGVEEMVTLFHVTGAYIYVDPMGVPLGVEDVFSKLASAKKHYEEVGFGAGFVDQFIR; encoded by the coding sequence ATGACTTCCGCCCCCGCCGATTCCCGACCAAAGGGCGAAGCGATCCCCTACCAGGGCCAGCCTCTCCCCAACGTCCCCTCAGACCTCGTAGTCCCCAACATCCTCAATCTCGACTTCGACGAGCGACTCTGGGTCCCCCAAGGCCCAGACGTCTGGTTCCGACCCATCCTGTTCAACGTCACCCAGGGGTATTTCGTCAATCTGCTCCGCGTACGCCGGTCCGGAATTTTATCCCGCCACCGTCACTCGGGACCTGTCCACGCCACAGTCCTGCGCGGAGTGTGGCATTATCTCGAGCATGAGTGGTGGGCTACCGAGGGGAGCCATGCCTTTGAGCCACCTGGTGATATCCATACGCTTGAGGTGCCGGATGGcgtggaggagatggttaCGCTGTTTCATGTCACTGGGGCGTATATCTATGTTGACCCTATGGGTGTTCcgttgggggtggaggatgtTTTCTCGAAGCTGGCTAGTGCGAAGAAACATTATGAGGAGGTTGGGTTTGGGGCTGGTTTTGTGGATCAGTTTATTCGGTGA
- a CDS encoding uncharacterized protein (CAZy:GH13;~COG:G;~EggNog:ENOG410PGMM;~InterPro:IPR006046,IPR006047,IPR017853,IPR013777;~PFAM:PF00128;~SECRETED:SignalP(1-22);~go_function: GO:0003824 - catalytic activity [Evidence IEA];~go_function: GO:0004556 - alpha-amylase activity [Evidence IEA];~go_function: GO:0005509 - calcium ion binding [Evidence IEA];~go_function: GO:0043169 - cation binding [Evidence IEA];~go_process: GO:0005975 - carbohydrate metabolic process [Evidence IEA]): MKLARTLTALLLPLVSIHTVSAADVEAWKSRNIYFALTDRVARGSDDTGGDACGDLGSYCGGTFQGLESKLEYIKGMGFDAIWITPVVANAEGGYHGYWAQDLYSINENYGTADDLKSLVSAAHDKGIYVMADVVANHMGSPISDNKPEPLNQESSYHSTCTIDYSSQDSVETCRIAEDLPDVNTESSEIRTLFQEWIAWLVEEYSFDGLRIDTVKHVEKDFWSAFSEAAGVYTIGEVWDGDPAYLSGYADSMDGLLNYAVYYPVNSFYQQTGPAQDIVDMHGQIDNAFPDPSALGTFIDNHDNARWLSVKNDKTLLKNALAYVVLARGIPIIYYGTEQGYAGGNDPANREDLWRSNFSTDADLYKAISLLSAARKAAGGLADDDHVHLHAEESVYAWSRAGGDLIVVTSNGGSGSEVEPCFDSKKPGGTWTNTFGNGTFTADDGGQVCVAISNGEPAVLVADA; this comes from the exons ATGAAGCTGGCCCGCACCCTGACAGCCCTTCTACTCCCCCTGGTATCTATACACACTGTATCAGCGGCGGATGTGGAAGCATGGAAATCCCGCAATATCTACTTTGCCCTAACTGATCGCGTTGCTCGTGGGAGCGACGACACCGGTGGAGATGCTTGTGGCGACCTTGGAAGCTACTGTGGTGGAACTTTCCAGGGCTTGGAATCCAAGCTCGAGTACATCAAGGGGATGGGCTTTGATGCAATCTGGATCACCCCTGTTGTTGCTA ATGCGGAAGGTGGATATCATGGATACTGGGCGCAGGACCTCTACAGTATCAATGAGAACTATGGCACGGCTGATGATCTCAAAAGTTTAGTTAGTGCTGCTCATGACAAG GGAATATATGTCATGGCAGACGTAGTTGCCAACCACATGGGATCGCCCATCAGCGATAACAAGCCGGAGCCATTGAACCAGGAGAGCTCCTACCATTCCACCTGCACAATCGACTATTCAAGCCAAGACAGCGTCGAGACCTGCCGCATTGCAGAAGACCTACCCGATGTGAACACCGAGAGTTCCGAGATCCGGACCCTCTTCCAGGAATGGATCGCCTGGCTCGTCGAGGAATACAGCTTCGACGGCCTGCGCATTGACACCGTGAAGCACGTCGAAAAGGACTTCTGGTCCGCCTTCTCCGAGGCTGCTGGGGTCTACACCATCGGCGAAGTCTGGGACGGCGACCCTGCCTACCTCTCCGGCTACGCAGACAGCATGGACGGCCTGCTCAACTACGCAGTCTACTACCCCGTGAACAGCTTCTACCAGCAAACAGGCCCCGCCCAGGATATAGTCGACATGCACGGGCAAATCGACAACGCGTTCCCCGACCCCAGCGCCCTAGGCACGTTCATAGACAACCACGACAATGCGCGCTGGCTGAGCGTCAAGAACGACAAGACGCTTTTGAAAAACGCACTCGCGTACGTGGTTCTCGCCCGCGGAATCCCGATTATCTACTACGGTACTGAACAGGGGTACGCGGGCGGCAACGACCCCGCAAACCGTGAGGATCTATGGCGCAGCAACTTCAGCACCGACGCGGACTTGTACAAGGCGATATCGCTGCTGTCGGCGGCAAGGAAGGCTGCTGGCGGGCTCGCTGACGACGACCATGTCCATCTGCACGCCGAGGAGTCGGTATACGCGTGGAGTAGGGCCGGTGGAGACCTCATTGTCGTCACGTCCAACGGGGGGTCTGGATCTGAGGTTGAGCCCTGCTTTGACTCGAAGAAGCCTGGTGGGACGTGGACGAATACCTTTGGAAATGGGACGTTCACTGCTGATGACGGCGGGCAGGTCTGTGTCGCGATTTCTAATGGTGAGCCTGCCGTGCTGGTTGCGGACGCTTAA
- a CDS encoding uncharacterized protein (COG:S;~EggNog:ENOG410Q1IN;~InterPro:IPR014756,IPR011021,IPR014752;~PFAM:PF00339) → MDMQIHLRREPPVYINVDAVCGHVLLTCETQVDIATVTVKLSGSAVSRINTQQLTESHLLFKISEQLFPPDGCAGAFTSRSVTLPPGKHLFPFSIKLPPATQCYKSATPPQLRTQAPHLMRKLPPSTGDSSSPEEIKYVLEATIRQDGVIRAPRRTVSIHPILTPGFYLPDHIGTQAREIYLRCRSTIDLPLHGQHAQVQRQRISYSTGHSEIKSRPLTYEVTIELLNGPFLSLGQPIPLAVQAQGMDGSTSSNNIALYDFQSMIFETTEVRARGAVERLTRSWIVQTMANLQQLFTYTPGDERNHGSVDDSLWRPWCVPLFLTPTFETCNVSRDYKLEIRLGIGLGRNNVCFCFSFAVNVNL, encoded by the exons ATGGACATGCAAATCCATCTCCGCAGAGAGCCGCCTGTCTATATAAACGTAGACGCGGTCTGCGGCCATGTGCTACTCACCTGCGAAACACAAGTCGACATAGCCACAGTCACAGTGAAGCTCTCTGGATCTGCGGTATCGAGAATAAATACCCAGCAACTCACCGAGTCACATCTG CTCTTTAAAATATCCGAACAGCTATTTCCTCCCGATGGATGCGCCGGCGCTTTTACCTCGCGGTCTGTCACTCTCCCTCCAGGAAAGCATCTCTTTCCATTCTCAATCAAG CTCCCCCCAGCAACGCAATGCTACAAGTCCGCGACACCACCTCAGCTAAGGACACAAGCGCCGCACCTAATGCGTAAACTACCGCCGTCCACAGGTGACAGCTCGTCCCCAGAGGAAATCAAGTACGTCCTCGAAGCGACTATCCGACAGGACGGCGTCATACGTGCACCTCGCAGAACCGTAAGTATCCATCCCATACTCACACCCGGTTTCTATCTCCCTGACCACATCGGCACCCAGGCCAGGGAGATCTACCTCCGCTGCAGATCAACGATTGACCTCCCCCTGCACGGGCAACATGCTCAAGTACAAAGACAGCGGATTTCGTACAGCACAGGACACTCGGAGATCAAGTCGCGCCCTCTCACCTACGAGGTCACGATAGAGCTGCTGAACGGGCCTTTTCTGTCCCTGGGCCAGCCGATCCCGCTCGCCGTGCAGGCTCAAGGCATGGAtggcagcaccagcagcaacaacatcgCCCTATATGACTTCCAATCAATGATCTTCGAAACGACCGAGGTCCGGGCCCGAGGGGCGGTAGAGCGCCTCACCCGCTCCTGGATCGTGCAGACCATGGCCAACCTGCAGCAACTATTTACATATACACCTGGTGACGAGAGAAACCACGGCTCAGTGGACGACAGTCTGTGGAGGCCGTGGTGCGTGCCGCTTTTTCTGACCCCGACGTTTGAGACGTGTAATGTCAGTCGCGACTACAAACTGGAGATCCGGCTTGGGATTGGGCTTGGACGGAATAATGtttgtttttgcttttcgTTTGCTGTTAACGTGAATCTCTGA
- a CDS encoding NADH:flavin oxidoreductase/NADH oxidase (COG:C;~EggNog:ENOG410PHJW;~InterPro:IPR044152,IPR001155,IPR013785;~PFAM:PF00724;~go_function: GO:0003824 - catalytic activity [Evidence IEA];~go_function: GO:0003959 - NADPH dehydrogenase activity [Evidence IEA];~go_function: GO:0010181 - FMN binding [Evidence IEA];~go_function: GO:0016491 - oxidoreductase activity [Evidence IEA];~go_function: GO:0050661 - NADP binding [Evidence IEA];~go_process: GO:0055114 - oxidation-reduction process [Evidence IEA]), translated as MPCYANVDESAIVEIPNEPATGVSYFTPKQHPPAGTAVSPDEGNPNLPKLFAPLRIRGLELHNRILSKLSPLCQYSAEDGHHNDWHFAHLGGIISRGPGLSFVEATAVTPNGRITPEDSGLWKESQVAPLRRIVEFAHGQGQRIGIQLAHAGRKASTVAPWLSMARGPGPGASVKSVNGFENEGFAPRHGWPDDVCAPSAIAYKDKNIIPREMSYGEIQSLVEAWAKATERAVRAGFDAIEIHGAHGYLIHEFLSPVSNKRTDDYGGCFQNRIRFALQIVDVSRQNMPEDMPLFFRVSGTEWLEHLQSEPSWDVNETIRLAEVLASRGVDVLDVSSGGNDPRQKIIGGPGYQTPAALQVKRALGNQLLVGTVGAITSGTQANGLLNSGLDMAFVGRLFQKNPGLVWQFAEELDVDVKSANQIHWGFAGRRK; from the exons ATGCCCTGCTACGCAAACGTTGACGAAAGTGCCATTGTCGAGATCCCCAATGAGCCAGCCACCGGT GTCTCATATTTCACACCCAAACAACACCCACCTGCCGGTACAGCTGTTTCGCCAGACGAGGGCAACCCGAATTTGCCAAAGCTGTTTGCACCCTTACGGATAAGAGGGCTCGAACTGCACAATCGCATTCTC TCAAAGCTCTCCCCACTGTGCCAGTATTCTGCCGAAGACGGACACCACAATGATTGGCATTTCGCTCATCTCGGTGGTATCATATCACGGGGACCGGGGTTATCATTTGTAGAGGCTACTGCGGTCACACCCAATGGCCGCATTACCCCGGAGGATTCCGGCCTCTGGAAAGAATCCCAGGTTGCGCCGCTGCGAAGGATCGTGGAGTTTGCGCATGGTCAGGGCCAGCGTATTGGCATTCAGCTGGCACATGCCGGGCGCAAAGCAAGCACTGTCGCACCCTGGTTGAGTATGGCCCGtggccctggccctggcgCCTCCGTGAAATCG GTTAATGGCTTCGAGAATGAAGGGTTTGCACCG CGCCACGGCTGGCCAGACGACGTGTGCGCTCCCAGCGCTATCGCTTACAAGGACAAGAACATTATTCCACGCGAGATGTCTTATGGCGAAATCCAATCACTGGTAGAGGCATGGGCCAAAGCAACCGAAAGAGCCGTACGGGCAGGATTTGAC GCCATCGAGATCCACGGCGCTCACGGATACCTGATCCACGAGTTTCTCTCACCAGTATCCAACAAACGCACCGATGACTACGGAGGCTGCTTCCAAAATCGAATCCGGTTTGCACTGCAGATTGTGGATGTCTCTCGGCAGAACATGCCCGAGGATATGCCCCTTTTCTTCCGTGTCAGCGGAACCGAGTGGCTGGAGCACCTCCAGAGTGAGCCGAGCTGGGATGTCAATGAGACTATCCGACTAGCTGAAGTGCTAGCAAGTCGAGGCGTGGATGTTCTCGATGTCTCAAGTGGAGGAAATGACCCAAGACAGAAGATTATCGGTGGACCTGGATACCAGACGCCGGCTGCTCTGCAGGTGAAGCGAGCCCTTGGCAACCAGCTTCTCGTGGGAACTGTTGGGGCGATTACCTCCGGTACCCAGGCAAATGGCCTGTTGAACAGTGGCCTCGATATGGCCTTTGTTGGACGGCTGTTCCAAAAGAACCCCGGCCTGGTCTGGCAGTTTGCGGAGGAGCTTGATGTCGACGTCAAGTCGGCAAATCAGATCCATTGGGGCTTTGCTGGACGTCGAAAGTGA